One Erythrobacter sp. SDW2 genomic region harbors:
- a CDS encoding DPP IV N-terminal domain-containing protein has product MRLLIAATASLLFATPAIAGDNPVSEPQDLTFERVFASPSLNGPSPRQAKLSPDGRYLTLLKNRADDLQRYDLWAYDRETSEWSMLVDSEKLGSGRELSEDEKMQRERARIGSLKGIVSYQWNADGSGLLVPLDGDLYLAKLDGSVQRLTDTEESELNPSLSKTGKYVSFVRDRQLWVGEVGKEATPITPKEADTVRWGEAEFVAQEEMSRLAGYWWSPDDKRIVVQRTDESPVGVVTRAAIGATGTKVFDQRYPVAGSDNAIVELFVMDPDGGNKVKIDLTSDQPAEDYNPSDPTDFYVARVDWAPDGRLFVQRQNRQQTRLDLLEVDLSTGQTSFITAEFPWRDEYWINLSDSYRFLKDGSFVWWSERDGFGHLYHSFRGMKFQAKDGVKPELVGTFLPIIPTDRQLTQGDWVVTKLVGVDEETKTVFFTGNKDGVLEQHVYRLDLAKPGEITRLTEPGFTYSASMDDKGQTLLVTRSSDDSPPQTYLADRDGKLLTWIEENALDADHPYTPFLASHRPTTYGTIKAEDGTDLYWEMITPEMEPGKRYPVFYSHYGGPGPQTVANGWNGALRQAIVDKGYIWFQLDNRGSANRGVEFEQPIYRAMGGVEVRDQKAGAEYLGTLDFVDPDKIAIYGWSYGGYMTLKQLQSDPGLYAAGIAGAPVTRWELYDTHYTERFMGDPREVPEAYAKASAIPDATKMTDPLLLIHGMADDNVVFENSSELISVLQEANRPFEMMLYPGQTHSVAGEQISPQLWNTIFRFLEAHGVVPPE; this is encoded by the coding sequence ATGCGCCTGCTTATTGCCGCTACCGCTTCGCTCCTTTTCGCCACACCTGCTATTGCCGGAGACAATCCGGTGAGCGAGCCGCAGGACCTGACCTTCGAGCGCGTCTTCGCCTCGCCCTCGCTCAACGGGCCGAGCCCGCGGCAGGCCAAGCTGTCGCCGGACGGGCGCTATCTCACCCTGCTGAAGAACCGCGCCGACGATCTGCAGCGCTACGACCTGTGGGCCTATGACCGCGAGACCAGCGAATGGTCCATGCTGGTCGACAGCGAGAAACTGGGCAGCGGGCGCGAGCTTTCCGAAGACGAGAAGATGCAGCGCGAGCGGGCGCGGATCGGCAGCCTCAAGGGCATCGTCTCTTACCAGTGGAACGCCGACGGTTCGGGCCTGCTGGTCCCGCTCGACGGCGACCTCTACCTGGCGAAGCTCGACGGCAGCGTACAACGGCTGACCGATACCGAGGAGAGCGAGCTCAACCCCTCGCTCAGCAAGACCGGCAAGTATGTCTCCTTCGTCCGCGATCGCCAGCTGTGGGTCGGTGAAGTCGGCAAGGAAGCAACGCCGATCACGCCCAAGGAAGCCGATACCGTCCGCTGGGGCGAGGCCGAATTCGTCGCACAGGAAGAAATGTCGCGGCTCGCCGGTTACTGGTGGTCGCCGGATGACAAGCGCATCGTCGTCCAGCGCACCGACGAAAGCCCGGTCGGCGTGGTCACCCGCGCCGCCATCGGCGCGACGGGGACCAAGGTGTTCGACCAGCGCTATCCGGTGGCGGGCAGCGACAATGCCATCGTCGAACTGTTCGTGATGGACCCGGATGGCGGCAACAAGGTCAAGATCGACCTGACCAGCGATCAGCCCGCCGAGGATTACAACCCTTCCGATCCGACCGACTTCTATGTCGCCCGTGTCGACTGGGCCCCTGACGGGAGGCTCTTCGTCCAGCGCCAGAACCGGCAACAGACCCGGCTCGATTTGCTCGAGGTCGACCTGTCCACTGGCCAAACCTCGTTCATCACGGCGGAGTTTCCCTGGCGTGACGAGTACTGGATCAACCTGTCGGACAGTTACCGTTTCCTCAAGGACGGCTCGTTCGTGTGGTGGAGCGAGCGGGACGGCTTCGGCCATCTTTATCACAGCTTCCGCGGGATGAAGTTTCAAGCAAAGGACGGCGTTAAGCCTGAACTGGTCGGGACCTTCTTGCCGATCATCCCCACCGACAGGCAGCTGACCCAGGGCGATTGGGTCGTCACCAAGCTGGTCGGGGTGGACGAGGAGACCAAGACCGTTTTCTTCACCGGCAACAAGGACGGCGTGCTGGAGCAGCATGTCTACCGCCTCGACCTCGCTAAGCCCGGCGAGATCACCCGCCTGACCGAACCTGGCTTCACCTACAGTGCCAGCATGGACGACAAGGGCCAGACGCTGCTCGTCACCCGTTCGAGCGACGACAGCCCGCCGCAAACCTATCTCGCGGATCGCGACGGCAAGCTGCTGACCTGGATCGAGGAGAACGCGCTGGACGCGGACCATCCCTACACGCCCTTCCTCGCCAGCCATCGCCCGACCACCTACGGCACCATCAAGGCCGAGGACGGCACGGATCTCTACTGGGAAATGATCACGCCCGAGATGGAACCGGGCAAGCGCTATCCGGTGTTCTACAGCCACTACGGCGGGCCGGGACCGCAGACCGTCGCCAATGGCTGGAACGGGGCGCTGCGACAGGCGATTGTCGACAAGGGCTATATCTGGTTCCAGCTCGACAACCGGGGCAGTGCCAACCGCGGGGTCGAATTCGAACAACCGATCTACCGCGCCATGGGCGGGGTCGAGGTGCGCGACCAGAAGGCCGGGGCCGAGTATCTGGGGACGCTCGATTTCGTCGATCCTGACAAGATCGCGATCTACGGCTGGTCCTACGGCGGATACATGACGTTGAAGCAATTGCAGTCCGATCCTGGCCTCTATGCGGCCGGAATAGCGGGCGCACCGGTGACCAGATGGGAGCTCTACGACACCCATTACACCGAACGCTTCATGGGCGATCCGCGCGAAGTGCCCGAGGCCTATGCCAAGGCGAGCGCCATTCCCGACGCGACGAAGATGACCGATCCGCTGCTGCTGATCCACGGCATGGCCGACGACAACGTCGTGTTCGAGAATTCGTCGGAGCTGATCTCGGTGCTGCAGGAAGCCAACCGCCCGTTCGAGATGATGCTCTATCCCGGCCAGACCCACAGTGTGGCCGGCGAGCAGATTTCGCCGCAATTATGGAACACCATCTTCCGCTTTCTCGAGGCGCATGGGGTGGTGCCGCCGGAGTAG
- a CDS encoding aspartate-semialdehyde dehydrogenase, which translates to MGYRVAVVGATGNVGREMMQILAEREFPCDEVAAVASSRSVGTEVEFGDTGRMLKCKNIEHFDFTGWDIALFAAGGGPAKEYAPKAAAAGCVVIDNSSHFRMDPDVPLIVPEVNPDAVDDYKRKNIIANPNCSTAQLVVALKPLHDAATIKRVVVSTYQSVSGAGKAGMDELFEQSRAIFVGDPIQQRKFTKQIAFNVIPHIDVFMDDGSTKEEWKMVVETKKILDPRIKLNATCVRVPVFVGHSEAVNIEFENEISASQAMDILREAPGVMLVDKREDAGYVTPVEAAGDGATYVSRVREDPTVDNGLTLWCVSDNLRKGAALNAVQIAELLGRRHLKKG; encoded by the coding sequence ATGGGCTATCGCGTAGCCGTCGTCGGCGCGACCGGGAATGTCGGTCGTGAAATGATGCAGATCCTCGCCGAGCGGGAATTCCCGTGCGACGAAGTGGCGGCCGTCGCCTCATCGCGCTCGGTCGGAACCGAGGTCGAGTTCGGCGACACCGGCCGCATGCTCAAGTGCAAGAACATCGAACATTTCGACTTCACCGGTTGGGACATTGCCCTGTTCGCGGCGGGCGGCGGTCCCGCCAAGGAGTATGCGCCCAAAGCGGCAGCGGCCGGCTGCGTCGTGATCGACAACAGCTCGCATTTCCGCATGGACCCCGACGTGCCGCTGATCGTACCCGAGGTGAACCCTGACGCGGTCGACGATTACAAGCGCAAGAACATCATCGCCAACCCCAACTGCTCGACTGCGCAGCTGGTTGTCGCGCTCAAGCCGCTGCATGATGCGGCGACGATCAAGCGCGTGGTGGTGAGCACCTACCAGTCGGTTTCCGGCGCGGGCAAGGCGGGCATGGACGAGCTGTTCGAACAGAGCCGCGCGATCTTCGTCGGCGATCCGATCCAGCAGCGCAAGTTTACCAAGCAGATCGCCTTCAACGTCATTCCGCATATCGACGTCTTCATGGATGATGGCTCGACCAAGGAAGAGTGGAAGATGGTCGTCGAGACCAAGAAGATCCTCGACCCCAGGATCAAACTCAACGCCACTTGCGTGCGTGTGCCGGTATTCGTCGGCCATTCCGAAGCCGTGAACATCGAGTTCGAAAACGAGATCAGCGCGAGCCAAGCGATGGACATTCTGCGCGAAGCGCCGGGCGTGATGCTCGTCGACAAGCGTGAGGACGCCGGATACGTCACTCCGGTCGAAGCGGCCGGCGACGGCGCCACTTATGTCAGCCGCGTGCGCGAAGACCCAACGGTCGACAACGGCCTTACCCTGTGGTGTGTCTCCGACAATCTGCGCAAGGGCGCCGCGCTTAACGCGGTCCAGATCGCCGAACTGCTCGGGCGGCGGCATCTGAAGAAGGGGTAA